The following coding sequences are from one Salvia hispanica cultivar TCC Black 2014 chromosome 3, UniMelb_Shisp_WGS_1.0, whole genome shotgun sequence window:
- the LOC125212292 gene encoding probable transcriptional regulatory protein At2g25830, with the protein MSSSAAIRGFGSLLTRFSSGVSVKPLSSLSPHRNGYSIRNLSSISRCSCSGDWASFLGLNHGSCERKISTRAPLCMGRRSSKIAGRKTQNDLKKGKLYARFGKEVVSAVKKGGASPVSNTALAALFEKAKELDIPRDILDRNIKRASEKGQESYIEKFYEVYGYGGVGMIVQVLTDKVTRSVAAIREVAKDCGGKMADSGSIMFKFRRARVATVKASDVEKDELLIIALDAGAEDIIEPWMDVDNSEEDSERHYKIVSSMENYAAILAKLREEGIAFETDGGFELIPITPVEVDDEAMELNKELASKLLELDDVDAVYTDQK; encoded by the exons atgtcgTCTTCAGCTGCAATCAGAGGTTTTGGTTCATTACTCACCAGATTTTCCAGTGGGGTTTCTGTTAAACCCCTGAGCTCTCTCAGTCCCCACA GAAATGGTTATTCGATAAGAAATTTATCGTCAATTTCTAGGTGCTCGTGTTCTGGAGATTGGGCTTCGTTTTTAGGGCTTAATCATGGAAGCTGTGAGAGGAAGATCTCAACTCGCGCGCCGCTGTGTATGGGCAGACGATCGAGTAAAATTGCCGGCAGAAAG ACTCAAAATGATCTTAAGAAGGGGAAGCTGTATGCTAGATTTGGGAAGGAAGTTGTATCTGC GGTTAAGAAAGGTGGTGCTAGTCCAGTATCTAATACAGCTTTGGCTGCTCTGTTTGAGAAAGCAAAGGAGCTTGATATACCGAGGGATATATTAGATCGCAACATTAAGAGAGCTTCAGAGAAGGGCCAGGAATCCTACATTGAGAAATTCTATGAG GTCTATGGCTATGGTGGGGTAGGAATGATTGTTCAAGTGCTAACAGATAAAGTAACTAGATCTGTGGCGGCCATTAGGGAGGTCGCGAAGGACTGTGGTGGAAAGATGGCAGATTCTGGATCGATTATGTTCAAGTTTAGACGAGCTAGAGTTGCGACTGTAAAGGCTTCTGATGTTGAGAAAGACGAGCTTCTTATAATAGCCTTAGATGCTGGTGCGGAGGACATAATTGAGCCCTGGATGGATGTAGATAATTCGGAAGAAGATTCTGAAAG ACACTATAAAATTGTAAGTTCGATGGAGAATTACGCTGCTATATTGGCAAAACTACGCGAGGAAGGAATTGCATTCGAAACTGATGGTGGGTTCGAGCTTATTCCCATAACGCCAGTTGAG GTTGATGACGAGGCTATGGAGTTAAACAAGGAGCTGGCGTCCAAACTGCTTGAGCTGGATGATGTCGATGCAGTATATACAGATCAGAAATGA